The Cellulophaga sp. L1A9 genome window below encodes:
- a CDS encoding peroxiredoxin → MNNENVVPEQVVSMPRIGDIAPDFEAVTTKGKIKMSDFAKDKWIVMFSHPADFTPVCTTEMSGFATRKGEFDALNTELLGLSIDSIHAHLGWVQNVRETTGVYFDFPIIADIDMKVSKLYGMLQPNESETAAVRAVFFIDPKKKIRLVMYYPLNVGRNMDEILRALDALQTSDEYKVAMPLDWKRGDKVIVSPPKTLDELNARLKDDSLEKVAWYLAKKTI, encoded by the coding sequence ATGAATAACGAAAATGTAGTGCCAGAACAAGTTGTTTCAATGCCAAGAATAGGAGATATAGCTCCTGATTTTGAAGCAGTAACCACTAAAGGTAAAATCAAAATGTCAGATTTTGCTAAAGACAAATGGATTGTAATGTTTTCACATCCGGCAGATTTTACTCCGGTGTGTACCACTGAGATGAGTGGTTTTGCAACCCGAAAAGGCGAATTTGACGCTCTTAACACGGAATTATTAGGATTAAGTATTGATAGCATTCATGCACATTTAGGGTGGGTTCAAAATGTACGAGAAACTACCGGAGTATATTTTGATTTTCCAATCATAGCTGATATTGACATGAAGGTGTCTAAATTATATGGCATGTTACAACCCAATGAAAGCGAAACTGCAGCAGTTAGAGCCGTCTTTTTTATTGATCCAAAGAAAAAAATACGTTTGGTAATGTATTACCCACTAAACGTTGGTAGAAATATGGATGAAATACTTCGCGCGCTTGATGCCTTACAAACTTCCGATGAGTACAAAGTAGCCATGCCACTAGATTGGAAAAGAGGAGACAAAGTTATTGTATCTCCTCCTAAAACCCTAGACGAACTTAATGCTCGATTAAAAGATGATTCTCTTGAAAAAGTAGCTTGGT
- a CDS encoding 2-hydroxyacid dehydrogenase has translation MKILFYSSKDFEIPFLKEANSKNQKISFIKDALTSETALKAVGYQAISIFSGDDASSLVLEKLWDLGVKYIALRSAGHNNVHLTAAKNYGFKVANVPDYSPYAIAEHASALLLALNRKIVTASTQVKAYNFLQKHLMGFNIHGKKVGLIGTGSIGSAMASIMNGYGCTILAYDISPNYDLETKYNLKYVGLDQLCIESDIISLHIPLTEDNYYLINKERMALMKKNVVIVNTARGAHVNTVAIIEALEIKQIAGYCTDVYEKEAGTFFKDFSEIGIKDKVLKKLLSLPNVLLTPHQGYMTVEAVENIAEMTFNTLNSWNENRESRHEL, from the coding sequence ATGAAAATATTATTCTATAGTAGTAAAGATTTTGAAATTCCGTTTCTCAAAGAAGCGAACTCAAAAAACCAAAAAATAAGTTTTATTAAAGATGCTTTAACCAGCGAAACTGCACTAAAAGCTGTAGGATATCAAGCAATTTCAATATTTTCGGGAGATGATGCTTCCTCATTAGTATTAGAAAAACTTTGGGATTTAGGAGTTAAATATATTGCATTGCGCTCTGCAGGGCATAACAATGTACATTTAACTGCCGCTAAGAATTATGGCTTTAAAGTAGCCAATGTTCCAGATTATTCTCCGTATGCAATTGCCGAACATGCAAGTGCACTACTACTAGCTTTAAACCGTAAAATTGTCACTGCAAGCACTCAAGTTAAAGCTTACAACTTTCTTCAGAAGCACCTAATGGGATTTAATATACACGGTAAAAAAGTTGGTTTAATTGGTACAGGAAGCATTGGTTCGGCAATGGCCAGTATCATGAATGGTTATGGTTGTACTATTCTTGCTTATGATATTAGCCCTAATTATGATTTAGAAACCAAATACAATCTAAAATACGTAGGCTTAGATCAATTGTGCATTGAATCAGATATTATTAGTTTGCACATACCCCTTACGGAAGATAATTATTATCTCATTAACAAAGAGCGAATGGCTTTAATGAAAAAAAATGTAGTTATCGTAAATACCGCTAGAGGCGCCCATGTTAATACTGTAGCTATTATTGAGGCCCTTGAAATTAAACAAATTGCTGGCTATTGCACCGATGTATATGAAAAAGAAGCGGGAACTTTTTTTAAAGACTTTTCGGAAATTGGAATAAAAGATAAAGTGCTTAAAAAATTACTGAGCTTACCAAATGTATTACTCACCCCACATCAAGGCTATATGACCGTTGAGGCCGTTGAAAATATTGCAGAAATGACCTTTAACACTTTAAACTCATGGAATGAAAATAGGGAGAGTCGCCATGAATTATAA
- a CDS encoding MBL fold metallo-hydrolase RNA specificity domain-containing protein — MNTLKIHFLGASGTVTGSKFYLETPDLNLMVDCGMFQGLKELREINWAPLPIDASKVDVVLLTHGHLDHTGYLPRLVKEGFRGKIIGTAPTLAITEIILLDSGKIQEEEATKANEEGYSKHHPAVPFYTVDEAKNTISKFESAEKDKWLPLSDTIKLRFRYNGHIIGATFIELDISGKIFVFSGDVGRIHDVLLSKPEKPQWADYLFLESTYGNKLHPKEDVEGMLVDLVHKTITNGGNLIIPSFAVERLQSLMYTLWQLFKKNKIPNIPIFIDSPMGNNVLSVFQEFPEWHKLSSAEYDAMCTHFNIITSYSDTWKTIDNPRPKIIIAGSGMVTGGRVLTYLKQMIDKTSTSILIVGYQAEGTRGRQLLDGAHELKIYGKYYPVKASVNHLESLSAHADQGELIDWLNEIKNIPENVFLIHGEPSALDIFKVKIRDVYHWNVTIPKLNDTLEIIL, encoded by the coding sequence ATGAACACTCTAAAAATTCATTTTCTTGGCGCATCAGGTACAGTAACAGGCTCTAAATTTTATTTAGAAACTCCCGATCTAAACCTTATGGTAGATTGCGGAATGTTTCAAGGATTAAAAGAACTCCGCGAAATTAACTGGGCACCTTTACCTATTGATGCTTCAAAAGTCGATGTTGTTTTACTTACGCATGGGCATTTAGACCATACTGGATATTTACCACGATTAGTGAAAGAAGGCTTTAGAGGTAAAATTATTGGTACCGCTCCAACATTAGCTATTACAGAAATTATACTCTTAGATAGTGGCAAAATTCAGGAAGAAGAAGCCACAAAAGCAAATGAAGAAGGGTATAGTAAGCATCATCCTGCAGTACCATTCTATACTGTAGATGAGGCCAAAAACACGATTTCGAAATTTGAGTCCGCCGAAAAAGACAAATGGTTACCGCTTTCTGATACTATAAAACTGAGATTTAGATATAACGGACATATTATTGGAGCAACGTTTATAGAACTAGATATTTCAGGGAAAATATTTGTGTTTTCTGGTGATGTTGGAAGAATTCACGACGTCTTACTATCTAAACCAGAAAAGCCACAATGGGCAGATTACTTGTTTTTAGAAAGTACATATGGCAATAAGTTACATCCTAAAGAAGATGTAGAAGGCATGCTAGTTGATTTGGTACATAAGACAATTACGAATGGCGGAAACTTAATTATCCCCTCTTTTGCTGTAGAACGTTTACAATCTTTAATGTACACGTTGTGGCAATTATTCAAAAAGAATAAAATTCCGAATATCCCAATATTTATTGATAGCCCCATGGGAAATAATGTGTTGTCTGTATTTCAGGAATTTCCAGAATGGCACAAATTATCTTCAGCAGAATATGATGCAATGTGTACACATTTCAACATCATTACATCGTATAGTGATACTTGGAAAACAATAGATAACCCTAGACCTAAAATAATTATTGCGGGAAGTGGTATGGTAACTGGTGGGCGTGTTTTAACCTATTTAAAACAAATGATAGACAAAACATCTACTTCTATTTTAATCGTAGGTTACCAAGCAGAAGGTACCCGAGGCAGGCAATTATTAGATGGCGCTCATGAATTAAAGATTTATGGAAAGTACTATCCCGTTAAAGCTTCTGTAAATCATTTAGAAAGCTTATCCGCACATGCAGACCAAGGGGAGTTAATAGATTGGTTAAATGAGATAAAAAACATACCCGAAAATGTATTCTTAATCCATGGAGAACCTAGTGCTTTAGATATTTTTAAAGTAAAAATTAGAGATGTATATCACTGGAATGTTACTATTCCTAAATTAAATGATACCCTAGAAATTATTTTGTAA
- a CDS encoding ATP cone domain-containing protein encodes MERNLAIEVTKSSGEKALFSLDKLRNSLKYSGASHNVVEEIVAKVKDELYDGISTHEIYNRAFALLKKNKSVFASKYKLKKAIYELGPTGFPFEQFVAAILTYSGYKTTVSKILNGICVTHEIDVIAEKNKMSTIIECKFHSEEGRNCNVKIPLYIQSRYIDVKAHWESKTAETNILDKGWVVTNTRFTSDAITYGNCVGLYLLSWDFPKNDGLKDRIDRLNLYPITVSTLLSNKEKQFLLDRGIVLCRQLWDEQFLFDHLGISKSRKASIINELKQLCNP; translated from the coding sequence ATGGAACGTAACTTAGCAATTGAAGTCACTAAATCTTCAGGGGAAAAAGCACTGTTTTCCTTAGATAAATTACGTAATTCATTAAAATATAGTGGTGCTAGTCATAACGTCGTTGAAGAAATTGTTGCTAAAGTAAAAGACGAACTTTATGACGGTATTTCTACCCATGAAATCTATAATCGCGCTTTTGCCCTTTTAAAAAAGAACAAATCTGTTTTTGCCTCTAAATACAAACTAAAAAAGGCCATTTATGAATTAGGCCCTACTGGTTTTCCTTTTGAGCAATTTGTCGCAGCTATTCTCACCTATTCTGGCTATAAAACTACCGTTAGTAAAATTTTAAACGGAATCTGCGTTACCCATGAAATAGATGTAATAGCAGAGAAAAACAAAATGTCTACAATCATTGAATGCAAATTTCATTCTGAAGAAGGCCGTAATTGCAATGTGAAAATTCCGCTTTATATTCAATCGCGCTATATCGATGTAAAAGCACATTGGGAATCAAAAACAGCTGAAACCAATATACTTGATAAAGGTTGGGTCGTTACCAACACCCGTTTTACAAGCGATGCGATTACATATGGAAATTGTGTTGGCTTATATTTACTTAGTTGGGATTTTCCCAAAAACGATGGTTTAAAAGATCGCATAGATCGCTTAAACCTCTATCCCATTACGGTTTCTACATTATTATCCAATAAAGAGAAGCAGTTTCTTTTAGATAGAGGCATCGTTCTTTGCAGGCAATTATGGGACGAACAATTTTTATTTGATCATCTCGGCATATCCAAATCTAGAAAGGCAAGTATAATTAATGAACTTAAACAACTTTGTAATCCTTAA
- a CDS encoding mechanosensitive ion channel family protein translates to MDTINALLEHPTVIKIGKLLIWISVILALIGFFRKLLKKRIADISIRYKAQKGIEIIGYALIIFLVILSFTVKNLEDYTVIIGLFTAGITFTLQELILSIAGSFYIFFVRIYKPGDRIEINGIKGDVIDIDSIYTTLMEIGEWVSSDNYSGRIVKISNAFVFKGPIKNYSMDFPFVWDELNILITYESDLDIAKSIIQKQATIFLSEYTQNSITKWKQMVKHYYIEDSKLEPSIAINLTDNWIAINLRYITDYKRRRATKNELFEAIQKEIKATNGTVTFASTTLQLLKIPEVDVQLKK, encoded by the coding sequence ATGGATACTATAAATGCCTTATTAGAGCACCCAACAGTTATTAAAATAGGCAAATTATTAATTTGGATATCTGTAATTCTAGCGCTAATTGGTTTTTTTAGAAAACTATTAAAGAAAAGAATAGCAGATATATCCATTCGTTATAAAGCACAAAAGGGGATTGAAATTATTGGGTATGCCCTTATTATATTTCTTGTTATTTTATCTTTTACAGTAAAAAATTTAGAAGATTACACGGTTATTATTGGACTCTTTACGGCAGGTATCACTTTTACACTTCAGGAACTAATTTTAAGTATTGCGGGATCCTTTTATATTTTCTTTGTCCGTATTTACAAGCCTGGTGATCGTATTGAAATTAACGGAATAAAAGGTGACGTAATAGATATTGACAGTATTTACACCACGTTGATGGAAATAGGCGAATGGGTGAGTAGTGATAATTATTCTGGTAGAATTGTAAAAATAAGTAATGCCTTTGTTTTCAAAGGTCCTATTAAGAATTACTCCATGGATTTTCCTTTTGTTTGGGATGAATTGAATATTCTAATTACCTACGAATCTGATTTAGATATTGCAAAAAGTATTATCCAGAAACAGGCTACTATATTCTTATCAGAATACACCCAAAACTCCATTACCAAATGGAAACAAATGGTAAAGCATTATTATATTGAAGATTCTAAATTAGAACCTTCCATAGCGATTAATTTAACGGATAATTGGATTGCTATAAACCTGCGATACATTACTGATTATAAACGCAGACGTGCAACTAAGAATGAACTGTTTGAAGCAATCCAAAAAGAAATTAAGGCAACAAATGGTACAGTAACCTTTGCCTCTACTACGCTTCAATTACTTAAAATACCCGAAGTAGATGTGCAACTAAAAAAATAA
- a CDS encoding universal stress protein: MNKRILIPTDFSKNALNATRYALDLYAKLNCDFYFLHVFNLEGYTTDDLTLPEPGSEAYDTTKEKSEESFRKLLDILKLHADNPKHTYHTISSLNFLSEAMKSVIAAKDINLVVMGTQGATSTKGVIFGSNTVKAMEKITVCPVLAVPEDVRFMSLKEIVFPTDFKTNYKRKELNYLIEIVKMHGASVCVLHISKEDELSKIQQENKMLLKDIFSTIACSFHTLSDISIAKGITTFMESRDSDMIAFINRRHFFFSSIFSKPLVKEIGYDARTPILALH, from the coding sequence ATGAATAAGCGAATATTAATCCCCACAGATTTTTCGAAAAATGCATTAAATGCTACACGCTATGCTTTGGATTTATATGCCAAGCTCAATTGTGATTTTTATTTTCTTCATGTATTTAATCTAGAGGGTTACACAACAGATGATTTAACGCTCCCAGAACCTGGCAGTGAGGCTTACGATACTACAAAAGAAAAATCCGAAGAATCATTTCGTAAGCTTTTAGATATTTTAAAACTTCATGCTGACAATCCAAAACATACCTATCATACTATTTCAAGTCTAAATTTTTTGTCTGAGGCTATGAAAAGTGTTATTGCTGCCAAAGATATTAATTTAGTGGTTATGGGTACTCAGGGTGCTACAAGTACCAAAGGGGTCATTTTTGGCAGTAATACGGTAAAGGCGATGGAAAAAATTACTGTTTGTCCTGTATTAGCTGTTCCTGAAGATGTTCGGTTTATGTCCCTAAAGGAAATAGTTTTTCCTACCGATTTTAAAACTAATTATAAACGTAAAGAACTAAACTATCTTATCGAAATTGTTAAGATGCATGGTGCATCTGTATGCGTATTACATATTAGTAAAGAAGATGAATTATCAAAAATTCAGCAAGAAAACAAAATGTTATTAAAAGATATTTTTAGTACAATAGCATGTAGTTTTCATACACTTTCTGATATAAGTATTGCTAAAGGTATTACCACATTTATGGAGAGTAGAGATAGTGATATGATTGCGTTTATAAATCGAAGACATTTTTTCTTTAGCAGTATTTTTTCAAAACCACTAGTGAAAGAAATTGGTTATGATGCTAGGACTCCCATTCTAGCACTTCATTAA
- a CDS encoding universal stress protein: MKSILVATDFSNDAYCALFYCAKLLKEEPCTFYILNVYDEMTPLENKRAPFLSNKNELKEIEDQSIERLEKFIHKITLDTENTKHTYIALSKEGNLTKNIENTSKEYDIDLVVMGSRGETGAKELFFGSNTVQIINAIKTCPVLVIPKQIDYKAPKEIAFVTDFKQGCSLNNIAPILLIAKQTNAAIRVMHIFEEANLDAEQKLKYKLLDNYLKDYPHSFATMKDFNEKAQVINEFITEREIDLLCMVHQKRSFLEKLMREPVIKDVSMYANIPFLILPNKE; this comes from the coding sequence ATGAAATCTATCTTAGTAGCCACCGATTTTTCAAATGATGCGTATTGTGCTTTATTTTATTGTGCAAAATTACTCAAAGAAGAGCCTTGTACTTTTTACATTCTAAACGTGTATGATGAGATGACTCCCCTGGAAAATAAAAGGGCTCCCTTCTTATCAAATAAAAATGAATTAAAAGAGATTGAAGATCAATCTATAGAAAGGTTAGAAAAGTTTATTCATAAAATAACTTTAGATACAGAAAACACAAAGCATACCTATATTGCCTTATCTAAAGAAGGTAACTTAACTAAAAACATAGAAAACACGAGTAAAGAATATGATATAGATTTAGTGGTTATGGGCAGTAGAGGCGAAACTGGCGCTAAAGAATTATTTTTTGGCAGTAATACGGTTCAAATCATTAATGCCATTAAAACTTGTCCTGTGCTTGTCATCCCCAAACAAATAGACTACAAAGCTCCAAAAGAAATTGCTTTTGTAACCGATTTTAAACAAGGGTGTTCCCTAAATAATATTGCACCTATACTTTTAATTGCAAAGCAAACAAATGCGGCAATACGAGTGATGCATATTTTTGAAGAAGCAAATTTAGATGCCGAGCAAAAACTTAAATATAAGTTACTAGATAATTACTTAAAAGACTATCCACACTCTTTCGCTACTATGAAAGATTTTAATGAAAAAGCACAAGTAATCAATGAATTTATAACAGAAAGGGAAATAGACCTGTTGTGTATGGTACATCAAAAGAGAAGTTTTCTTGAAAAGTTAATGCGGGAACCTGTAATAAAAGATGTGAGTATGTATGCAAACATCCCCTTTCTAATTCTTCCGAATAAGGAATGA
- a CDS encoding universal stress protein, translating to MKKILLPTDFSENSYKAIEYALKVYNDIKCTFYLLHTYNPTVYQTEYLIGSPGLIGLGDVMRETSVSRIQELKEKIETEHPNPKHTIKTHTVFNTLLNEVLEMTTAEKIDLVVMGTKGASGAQEILFGSNAVSIIKRTKCPVIVVPDSFEYAAPKEILFPTDFEITYPKKEIEGLLQIAKHHQSQINIMHVRTGNELDIVQKEHKKQLDKLLVNYATFHDVPDNEIIAAVNDFQLKKEINLIVMIQNKHTFFERLFMEPIIKKIGFHVNVPLMVIPQL from the coding sequence TTTAAAAGTTTACAATGATATAAAATGCACCTTTTATCTTTTACATACTTACAACCCCACTGTTTATCAAACAGAATACCTTATTGGTAGCCCAGGCTTAATTGGTTTAGGTGATGTTATGAGAGAAACGTCAGTGTCTAGAATACAAGAATTAAAAGAAAAAATTGAAACAGAACACCCTAACCCTAAGCATACTATAAAAACGCATACAGTTTTTAACACACTTTTGAATGAAGTTCTTGAAATGACAACAGCTGAAAAAATTGATCTTGTTGTCATGGGCACCAAAGGCGCCTCTGGTGCCCAAGAAATTCTATTTGGTAGCAATGCCGTTAGTATAATCAAACGCACCAAATGCCCTGTGATCGTGGTACCCGATTCTTTTGAATACGCAGCACCAAAAGAAATTCTATTCCCTACAGATTTTGAAATAACCTATCCTAAAAAAGAAATTGAAGGGCTTTTACAAATTGCAAAACATCATCAATCACAAATTAATATTATGCATGTGCGCACCGGAAATGAACTTGATATCGTACAAAAAGAACACAAAAAGCAATTAGACAAACTACTGGTTAATTATGCAACTTTCCATGATGTACCAGACAATGAAATTATTGCAGCTGTAAATGATTTTCAATTGAAAAAGGAAATTAATCTAATTGTCATGATTCAAAACAAGCATACATTTTTTGAGCGTCTATTTATGGAGCCTATTATTAAAAAAATAGGATTTCATGTTAATGTGCCTTTAATGGTAATTCCACAATTATAA